A single region of the Salipaludibacillus sp. LMS25 genome encodes:
- a CDS encoding MarR family winged helix-turn-helix transcriptional regulator, whose translation MDQKLENLAGYQLSVVSHFIHNQHNRYLAHYGVTRAQAKALYLLAKHGDLIQSDLKKRLYIQASTMNGIVESLLKNRLIKKYASEADRRTKVISLTDKGKQLEKDLKNEIQRVETQLLAGFSQEEQSLLIKWLKLMRGNLQEMTDDVSPQVGKKEGNT comes from the coding sequence ATGGATCAAAAGTTAGAAAATCTTGCGGGCTATCAGCTAAGTGTTGTCTCGCACTTTATTCATAATCAGCATAATCGATACCTTGCGCACTATGGGGTTACAAGAGCTCAAGCGAAAGCTCTTTATTTATTAGCAAAGCACGGTGACTTAATCCAATCTGACTTGAAAAAACGTCTTTACATTCAAGCATCAACAATGAATGGGATAGTAGAGTCATTGTTAAAGAACAGACTTATAAAAAAGTATGCTAGCGAAGCTGATCGACGGACTAAAGTCATTAGTCTGACAGATAAGGGGAAACAACTAGAGAAAGATTTGAAGAATGAGATTCAACGTGTTGAAACACAATTACTTGCAGGGTTTTCACAAGAAGAACAGAGTTTACTTATTAAATGGCTAAAATTAATGAGGGGAAATCTACAAGAGATGACAGACGATGTCTCACCACAAGTAGGCAAGAAAGAAGGGAACACATGA